The genomic stretch AAGAATTAAGCCAGGAAATTATCAAGACACTCCAAGGTTTTCGAGCAGCCAAGACCAAGAATTTCTTGAAATTAGCAGAAGTTGCTGGTTTAGATATTACTAGTGACTTTGCAGGTGCTAACCTTAGGGGTGTTAATCTCAGTAGTCTTAATCTCAGCCATGCTGACTTAAGTGATACTGATTTAAGAGATGCCAAACTCAGTGGGGCTGACTTGAGTGGGGCTGACTTGAGTGGGGCTGACTTGAGTGGGGCTAGCTTGATTTCAGCAAACTTAAGCGATGCTAATCTCAGTAATGCCCAAGTCACAGGAACTCGGTTTGGCAAAAATCCCGGTCTGGTTGAACAGACCAAGGATAACCTGATCAAGCGAGGAGGGATATGGGAACCTAGTATCACAGAAGTGCTTCTGGCTTGGAATGAATTGAATGACAGTGACCGAGATTGGATGATTGGCACAGGGGAGAGTAAAGAAATTCCAGCTGGTCATGTCTTGATTCATGAAGGAGAATCGATCAATGCACTCTACATTGTCCTCGATGGCATCTTAACCGTTTCCGTCGAAGCTTGGAAAAGTCGGGAAATTGCTAGATTATCCAACGGTGAAGTAGTCGGAGAAATGTCTTTTGTGAAAGATCATCCCCCTTCAGCTACAGTTAAAGCTTTAGAAGACTCCATTGTCTGGTCAATTGATCGAGCTAAATTAACCCATAAACTAGAGCAAGACCCCCGTTTTGCAGCTCGTTTTTATCGCTTGCTTGCTGCTGCTATTGCTGATCGCATACACCTGACCACAATTAGCTTACTTTACTTCGAGAAAGAGTATCAGATAGAAGACCCAATGGCAACTCACCTTAGTATTGATGAACTAACAACCTCCAGTCACTATCGGTTCATGGCAACACCGATTCATAAGGACTCGATCAAAACCTATGAAAAAGTTATTTTAGACAAAACTAAGGCAGCGTTACTGATTAATGGGGTGATTGAATCTTAAGCTATCAGCTATCAGCTATCAGCTATCAGCTATCAGTTTTCAGCTATCAGCTATCAGCTATCAGCTATCAGCTATCAGCTATCAGCTATCAGTTTATGCGCTACGCGCACGCTACTTGAGGTGCTATCAGCTTATGCGCTACGCGCACGCTACGCGAACAGCTTTCAGGCAAAGGCTGACGGCTGACCACTGACCGCTGACTGCTGACTGCTGATAGCTGACAATTAATCGTTTTTTTTAATCACTTTAAACTCATCTAGCAATTGCACCCAAGTGATAGCATCTCTCTTATCAGAAACCCACCCGATCAGATTGATATCTCCTGTTTCCCAAGCAAATTTCCACCAAGCATCTAACTGTTCTTCTGTAACATCTAATCCTATTATTTCATTTTTAAAAGTATCACTGGTAGGCTGACTGGAGTGATGCCCCTGGATAAACTGTTGCCAGTCAGCTACGGTAAACTTAAAATTGTAATCCTGTGCTACCTTAACTACCTCTTCTGGATTTCTGGTAGCTATTAGCTGCTGTTTTAAATCTTCTTGTTGAGAAACAGCATGGAAAAATTGAGCAACATTTTCTGTATAAATTATAGACATTAGGTATAAAAAATGCGTCACTTAGGGACGCCAATTAATCGACTTTACATCTATTATTATAAATAATTAGTCAGCTGTCAGCCGTCAGCCGTCAGCCGTCAGTGGTCAGCCGTCAGTGGTCAGTGGTCAGTGGTCAGTGGTCAGTGGTCAGCCGTCAGTGGTCAGTGGTCAGTGGTCAGCCGTCAGCCGTCAGCCGTTGGCCTTGGCCTTTGGGCCACGCTACGCGAATGGCTGAAAACTGATAGCTGAAAACTGATAGCTGATAGCTGAAAACTAATAGCTGAAAACTAATAGCTGATACGCGACACGCTGATAGCTGAAAACTGATAGCTGATAACTGATAGCTGATAGCTGATAACTGAATGCTTACTATTTTATTTCCAAGAAGATAAAGGTGGTGTCTCTAACAACGCAGTACTGAGACTATCGTGAATCTTGGCATTAGTTGCCAGAATCCGCCCAGAATTAATATCAATAGGACTGCCATCATAAGCGGTAACTTTACCACCAGCTTCTTCTAGGATAACGATACCAGCGGCTACATCCCAAGGAGAAAGCCCTCGTTCCCAATAGCCATCCAATCGTCCAGTAGCAACATCACACAAATCGATGGATGCAGAACCACTACGGCGAACTCCTTGAGTCAGATGAGTCAGGTAACAGAACTCGGCATAGTTGTTATCGGAAGTCTGCCGCCGGTCATAGGCAAATCCAGTCACTAACAAGCTCTTACCCAGGTCAGAGACTTGGGAAACCTGGATTGGCTGACCATTGCAGGTTGCCCCCAAGCCCACAGCTGCACACAATAACTCATCCCGAAAGGGGTTATATACTGCTCCCACCTGAGGCTTGCCGTCAATCAACAACCCCACAGAGGTAGCAGCAATGGGGTATTGATGGGCATAATTAGTAGTACCATCGAGGGGGTCAATCGCCCATAGGTATTTACTTTGATTGTCTCCCAGTTGACCCGATTCTTCTGCCAGAATCGAATGGTCTGGCACATCGTTTTTGAGTATATCTAAGACTACTGCTTCTGCTTCTTTATCAGCTGCAGTGACTAAATCTCCAGGACGTCCTTTCTCTTCTACAGTTTTGAGATTGCCCCAGTAAGTTTTCAAAACATCACCAGCAGCAGTGGCAGCTTTAGCGGCAATATCAAGGAAAGTTTGTAGTTGTTCGGAGGTATGTTCTGTCATTGAGCAGATAACCTGTAGTTTATCAATTGAGTCGGTAAGCAGTCAGCGGTCAGCGGTTAGCGGTCAGCGGTCAGCGGTCAGCGGTCAGCGGTCAGCGGTCAGCGGTCAGCTTATTTTATTCAAAAGTACCTCAGCGTGGCACAGGCTTTGGCCTTTGGCCACGCTGTGCGAACGACGCTGGGACTTGACCCATAAGCACCTCAAGTAGCTTGGCCACAGGCCGAAAGCTGATAGCTGATAACTGATAGCTGATAGCTGATAACTGATAACTGATGGCTGATTGCTGATAACTGATGGCTGATTGCTGATGACTAATAACTAATGACCCTAAGGATTTTGACGGCGAAATTCTGCTGGTGTCAAGCGCAAAGGCTGATCTGGGTTCCAAATCCCATAGCCCATAATTCTGGCGTATTCTTGAGCACGGGCTATCTTATCATCATATTTATTATTGGGGGCTAGGGGTGACGCTAAGGCACAGCCCTTAGCTACCAACTGCTCATTGACCAACACACCATCTAGCCATACATAGGCTAACCAGCGACTATAGCGGTCTTTTTCCTCAACATCAAGCTCTAACATAACCGATTTTTGATCACCAGTTTCACTAATTTCACTGAGGATCTTCTGTAAGCAGGTTTTTGCCTGATCTCCCCAAGGCTTTTGTTTCCAGCTTGGTGCGTCTATACCAATCATCCGGATTCGTGCCATTAATGGTGGATCTTGATTGGAGATCAACACATCCACCGTGTGTCCACTGATCACCTGTTGCACTTGAGCTTCAACCTGGTTGGGGACATTTGTCAATTGGCAACCCCCGAGCAAGAGCAGAAAGCAACTAAGCAGGCTACCGGCTCTACTGCACCTCTGCTCCGCTATTGTCCTAATCCTCATCCAGTGGCAGCCCAAACCGAACCTTTCCTTTAGCAAAATATCGACCAAACTGAAGTTCATAGACTTCATCTTCATCCTGAGTCTCTACCTCTAGGTCTGACCGGGGATAACTCACACATAATAGAGCATAGCCTTGGTCCCGCAATTGTGGAGATAGTCCCATGGCTTCCGGTTGGTAGACTTTTCCAGCCAACACTCGCACTGCGCAAGTGGTACAGGCTCCATTGCGGCAGGCAAAGGGTAACTCCACACCCTGCTTTTCTGCGGAATGCAAGATATAGCGGTCTGTTGGCACGTTTACCTTGTGCTTAGCACCAGTTTGGCGATTATGAATCTGAATGGTGTACGATTGAGTCATTGACTTCCTATATAATTTTCTGTACAATAAGAAATCGGGCGATGAATTGAAAAAATTCAAAGCTCCAACTGAATACTTTACCTGGAGAGGTGGCCGAGTGGTTGAAGGCGCAGCACTGGAAATGCTGTTTAGGGGCAACTTTAACGAGGGTTCGAATCCCTCCCTCTCCGTACCCATTCAATAAATACTATCAGCATTCAGCGGTCAGCATTCAGCGGTCAGCGGTCAGTGGTCAGCGGTCAGTGGTCAGCCGTCAGCCTTTGCCTGTTCGTGTAGCGTGGGCGTAGCCCATAAGCTGATAACTGATAGCTGATAGCTGATAACTGATAGCTGATAGCTGATAGCTGATAGCTGATAGCTGATAGCTGACCGAAATACAAACCTGAAAGTCAATTAAGACGGCTATTGCCTATAAAATTATTGAAGATCCCAATTATAGAGCATCTAGCTGTAAGCCTTAAATGAAGCAGTTGATTCAAGGTCTGCATCAATTCCAGA from Moorena sp. SIOASIH encodes the following:
- a CDS encoding 2Fe-2S iron-sulfur cluster-binding protein; protein product: MTQSYTIQIHNRQTGAKHKVNVPTDRYILHSAEKQGVELPFACRNGACTTCAVRVLAGKVYQPEAMGLSPQLRDQGYALLCVSYPRSDLEVETQDEDEVYELQFGRYFAKGKVRFGLPLDED
- a CDS encoding thermonuclease family protein; the protein is MTNVPNQVEAQVQQVISGHTVDVLISNQDPPLMARIRMIGIDAPSWKQKPWGDQAKTCLQKILSEISETGDQKSVMLELDVEEKDRYSRWLAYVWLDGVLVNEQLVAKGCALASPLAPNNKYDDKIARAQEYARIMGYGIWNPDQPLRLTPAEFRRQNP
- a CDS encoding Nif11-like leader peptide family natural product precursor — protein: MSIIYTENVAQFFHAVSQQEDLKQQLIATRNPEEVVKVAQDYNFKFTVADWQQFIQGHHSSQPTSDTFKNEIIGLDVTEEQLDAWWKFAWETGDINLIGWVSDKRDAITWVQLLDEFKVIKKND
- a CDS encoding inositol monophosphatase family protein; this encodes MTEHTSEQLQTFLDIAAKAATAAGDVLKTYWGNLKTVEEKGRPGDLVTAADKEAEAVVLDILKNDVPDHSILAEESGQLGDNQSKYLWAIDPLDGTTNYAHQYPIAATSVGLLIDGKPQVGAVYNPFRDELLCAAVGLGATCNGQPIQVSQVSDLGKSLLVTGFAYDRRQTSDNNYAEFCYLTHLTQGVRRSGSASIDLCDVATGRLDGYWERGLSPWDVAAGIVILEEAGGKVTAYDGSPIDINSGRILATNAKIHDSLSTALLETPPLSSWK
- a CDS encoding pentapeptide repeat-containing protein, which produces MFNQELSQEIIKTLQGFRAAKTKNFLKLAEVAGLDITSDFAGANLRGVNLSSLNLSHADLSDTDLRDAKLSGADLSGADLSGADLSGASLISANLSDANLSNAQVTGTRFGKNPGLVEQTKDNLIKRGGIWEPSITEVLLAWNELNDSDRDWMIGTGESKEIPAGHVLIHEGESINALYIVLDGILTVSVEAWKSREIARLSNGEVVGEMSFVKDHPPSATVKALEDSIVWSIDRAKLTHKLEQDPRFAARFYRLLAAAIADRIHLTTISLLYFEKEYQIEDPMATHLSIDELTTSSHYRFMATPIHKDSIKTYEKVILDKTKAALLINGVIES